Proteins found in one Salvia splendens isolate huo1 chromosome 10, SspV2, whole genome shotgun sequence genomic segment:
- the LOC121751540 gene encoding uncharacterized protein LOC121751540, producing MAPKPQRDEFHSPHQVTNSKSGESEECFTPLKAKAGSGGKMSSNGKIFSEDDVVCLLKRLADFWASGKSNKWVEFHRFVKDDLSKEYTHRQVSEKIRSLNDKFHYARVKPSDPHEATVYMLSKLLWEDELNDQNKKRKPKKKRKTNTNETTLAFHESYNKTNEDDQANTILASGESYKKIKHNKKRKKTNEDEANTILSIAESYNKTDEGDHANTILATGESYKKIKRNKKRKTNEDEANTILATGESYKKIKHNKKTKTNEDEANTIPAIGEGEREDEIGLDEFECEYPYLCASFKMPGCPKLSIKERASIGRKCAQELEDEWRELKAQQLRFELKKLTHPGDS from the exons ATGGCGCCCAAACCACAAAGAGATGAGTTTCACTCTCCACATCAAGTCACTAATTCCAAATCCGGAGAATCGGAAGAGTGCTTCACGCCGTTGAAAGCGAAAGCCGGGTCGGGTGGCAAGATGTCGTCTAACGGTAAGATATTCAGCGAGGACGACGTCGTTTGCTTGTTGAAAAGGCTGGCCGATTTCTGGGCTAGTGGAAAGAGCAACAAGTGGGTTGAGTTCCACCGGTTCGTCAAGGATGATCTTTCCAAAGAATATACGCACCGCCAGGTGTCCGAGAAGATCCGAAGCCTCAATGACAAGTTCCACTATGCTCGGGTGAAGCCATCGGACCCTCATGAAGCCACGGTGTACATGCTCTCCAAATTGTTGTGGGAAGATGAATTGAATGACCAAAACAAGAAGAGAAAAcccaagaagaagaggaagaccaATACCAATGAAACCACTCTTGCTTTCCATGAATCATACAACAAAACCAATGAAGATGATCAGGCCAACACCATTCTTGCTAGCGGTGAGTCATACAAGAAAATCAAACACAataagaagaggaagaagaccaatgaagatgaggcCAACACTATTCTTTCTATTGCTGAATCATACAACAAAACCGATGAAGGTGATCATGCCAACACCATTCTTGCTACCGGTGAATCATACAAGAAAATCAAACGCAATAAGAAGAGGAagaccaatgaagatgaggcCAACACCATTCTTGCTACCGGTGAATCATACAAGAAAATCAAACACAATAAGAAGACGAagaccaatgaagatgaggcCAACACCATTCCTGCTATTGGTGAAGGAGAGCGAGAGGATGAGATTGGATTGgatgaatttgagtgtgaataTCCCTACTTGTGTGCCTCATTTAAGATGCCTGGTTGTCCGAAGCTCTCCATCAAGGAACGTGCTTCGATTGGGAGAAAGTGCGCTCAAGAACTCGAAGACGAGTGGAGGGAACTCAAAGCTCAGCAGCTCCGCTTCGAGCTTAAAaagcttactcaccccggggaCAG TTAG